In Dyadobacter sp. NIV53, a single window of DNA contains:
- a CDS encoding triple tyrosine motif-containing protein, which produces MNKILMYNDSNEVKTFELALIRNSETIIPVSDQYYFFCLANGYALYNRSYSKKNTVNSIRPIIRKIANLRNLAETFAIGGKVTLPKDIRSIRIMYALPVFGQNIQYKYRLKGLSDQWSEWTDQNFVEYTNLESSSYNFEIKSSLNNEITSYPFSITPYWRETAWARFLFAVSIFLIVVALIIYQEKRLARHRRKLIEEQEEKLRQERLSSERKIMELQNEKLQSEIKSKSQQISNVAINVVRKNEILEEIRDELKQVKQEMGQQLPNIHYQKLLNSIERNVAGKEDWVLFEDNFNEVHEEFFKRLRMISPTISPSELRLAACLRMNLSTKEMAPALGISIRGVEIKRYRLRKKLGLELDANLVQYMMDI; this is translated from the coding sequence ATGAACAAAATCCTGATGTATAATGATAGTAATGAAGTAAAAACTTTTGAGCTGGCACTCATCCGAAATAGTGAAACGATTATCCCTGTTTCTGATCAGTATTACTTCTTTTGCCTTGCTAATGGATATGCTTTATACAACAGATCTTATTCTAAAAAGAACACTGTTAATAGTATTAGACCTATCATTCGTAAAATAGCGAATCTGCGTAACCTGGCCGAGACTTTTGCTATTGGCGGCAAAGTAACTTTACCGAAAGATATCCGCTCCATCAGGATCATGTATGCACTTCCAGTTTTTGGGCAGAATATACAGTATAAGTACAGATTAAAAGGGCTTTCAGATCAATGGTCGGAATGGACAGACCAGAATTTTGTGGAGTATACCAATCTTGAATCCAGCTCATATAATTTTGAAATCAAGAGCAGTTTAAATAATGAAATTACCTCCTATCCATTTTCAATTACTCCCTATTGGCGGGAAACAGCCTGGGCGAGATTTTTATTCGCTGTATCAATATTCCTGATTGTGGTTGCTCTCATCATTTATCAGGAAAAAAGGCTGGCAAGGCATCGCAGAAAACTGATAGAAGAACAGGAAGAAAAACTGCGCCAGGAAAGACTTTCCAGTGAAAGGAAAATTATGGAACTCCAGAACGAGAAACTCCAGAGTGAAATCAAAAGTAAGAGCCAGCAGATAAGCAATGTTGCTATTAATGTGGTTCGTAAAAACGAAATTCTGGAAGAAATAAGGGATGAGCTCAAACAGGTGAAACAGGAAATGGGCCAGCAACTTCCCAATATCCATTATCAAAAACTACTGAACAGTATTGAACGAAATGTAGCCGGCAAAGAAGACTGGGTTTTGTTTGAGGATAATTTCAACGAAGTACATGAAGAGTTTTTCAAGAGATTAAGAATGATTAGTCCAACCATTTCACCATCCGAACTCAGGCTTGCTGCATGTCTTCGCATGAACCTTTCTACAAAAGAAATGGCACCTGCACTTGGGATTTCCATTCGTGGCGTCGAAATAAAAAGATACCGATTACGTAAGAAACTAGGCCTGGAGCTGGATGCCAATCTGGTTCAGTACATGATGGACATTTAA
- a CDS encoding TonB-dependent receptor domain-containing protein: MRKLLILLIMTFVSSAIYAQGIKGKVTDAKTGAGLPGVSILIQGTNNGTATDADGNYNLNIADGSYKLSASFIGFTTQTVDVKVSGTTELNIALAEGTATLDEIVVTGSRAGGRVNTESPVPVDVINVAQMTTQVPQNNLNQIMNIVAPSFTSNTATVADGTDHIDPAQLRGLGPDQVLVLLNGKRRHTSSLVNVNGTPGRGSVGTDLNAMPAYAIEKIEVLRDGASAQYGSDAIAGVINVKMKESTGKLNMSLYSGANFSHGSNDHTGGMDGENLQIDANYGVRIAKKGFINFTASALTRKPTYRADFATGNIFNAYNAIEYRVKQSGGNVGGLVNDVAAIKQGALGVSYLDAATQSSIAAASSIGDLQKVLGADVTDNELAFRGLQRRDFNMRIGQSELKSIQLFANMAVPINENHEFYAFGGYGKRKGNAAGFYRRPNQARTFTGIFINGFLPEIHSDVIDASAAAGVRGKLGLFNYDLSNTFGSNTFNYGVENTVNTTLLQNSPTVFKAGGLNFKQNTVNLDLSRKFDVLSGLNLAFGGEARFESYRIKAGDENSWARYDVNGKVITSSTQSPPTDFFGAARPGGSQVFPGFRPENAAETKDANRQSVAVYVDTELEVTSKWLLEGAIRFENYSDFGSTTNFKLATRYKLTDNINLRGAVSTGFRAPSLAQIYFNSTSTQFVGGVPFEVGTFSNASDAANLLGIPKLKQEESKSFSAGFTAKIPSSNLTITADGYFVRINDRVILTDQFSRPSGTVTGSALELQQLFDKANATAATFFSNAINTQSKGIDMVISHRARFDNGATLRTDLAGTVSQTKQVGDIKASKILADNGQINNYYSEANRIYLQQAIPRVKFNWSHTLSVKKFDLFLRNAYFGKVTDPNTVDVNGDGFIGATIVNGQAVENEHPIWGGRLITDLSVGYQIAKFVKVVVGANNLFDIYPDRNYNSITAKRPTGVSEGKVLYGAAASTVDLSNANQFVYSRNTSQFGMNGRFLFARLNFTF; this comes from the coding sequence ATGAGAAAATTACTAATTCTACTTATTATGACCTTTGTCTCTTCTGCTATATACGCACAAGGAATAAAAGGTAAAGTTACTGATGCCAAAACCGGAGCTGGTCTTCCAGGTGTATCCATTCTGATTCAGGGTACAAACAATGGAACCGCTACAGACGCTGATGGGAATTACAACCTTAACATTGCCGATGGAAGTTACAAACTGAGCGCAAGCTTTATTGGTTTTACCACCCAGACTGTTGATGTGAAAGTAAGCGGAACAACAGAATTGAACATTGCACTTGCAGAAGGCACTGCTACACTGGACGAGATTGTCGTTACAGGTTCAAGAGCCGGTGGACGTGTTAATACAGAAAGCCCGGTTCCGGTTGACGTAATCAACGTGGCACAAATGACTACTCAGGTTCCTCAGAACAACCTGAACCAGATCATGAACATCGTTGCTCCATCTTTTACCTCAAATACAGCAACGGTTGCCGATGGAACTGACCATATTGACCCGGCTCAGCTACGTGGCTTGGGCCCGGATCAGGTTTTGGTATTATTAAACGGAAAGAGAAGACATACTTCTTCTTTGGTAAACGTAAACGGTACTCCGGGACGTGGATCTGTTGGTACGGATTTAAATGCAATGCCGGCATATGCTATTGAAAAAATCGAAGTATTGCGTGACGGTGCATCTGCACAGTATGGTTCTGATGCCATTGCGGGTGTTATCAACGTAAAAATGAAAGAATCGACGGGTAAATTGAATATGTCTCTTTACAGCGGTGCTAACTTTTCTCACGGTTCTAACGATCACACTGGTGGAATGGACGGAGAAAATCTTCAGATTGATGCTAACTATGGTGTTAGAATTGCCAAGAAAGGTTTTATCAACTTTACAGCATCTGCACTGACAAGAAAACCAACTTACCGTGCTGACTTCGCAACGGGTAACATATTCAATGCTTACAATGCCATTGAATATAGAGTAAAGCAAAGTGGCGGAAATGTTGGCGGGTTGGTTAATGATGTTGCGGCAATCAAACAAGGTGCATTAGGCGTGAGTTATCTGGATGCGGCAACGCAATCTTCCATTGCTGCTGCAAGTTCAATTGGTGATTTACAAAAAGTACTTGGCGCTGACGTAACAGACAACGAATTGGCATTTAGAGGATTACAAAGAAGAGACTTCAACATGCGTATTGGTCAGTCTGAATTGAAAAGTATTCAACTTTTCGCAAACATGGCTGTACCAATTAACGAAAACCACGAGTTTTACGCATTTGGTGGCTACGGAAAGAGAAAAGGAAACGCAGCAGGTTTTTACAGAAGACCAAACCAGGCTCGTACCTTTACAGGTATTTTCATCAATGGTTTCCTTCCAGAGATTCACTCTGACGTTATTGATGCTTCTGCGGCAGCTGGTGTTCGTGGTAAATTAGGCCTGTTCAATTATGATTTGAGTAATACATTTGGTTCTAACACATTTAATTATGGAGTAGAAAACACGGTAAACACAACCCTTTTGCAAAACTCTCCTACTGTTTTCAAAGCTGGTGGATTAAATTTCAAGCAAAACACGGTTAACCTTGATTTGAGCCGTAAATTTGACGTACTGTCTGGCTTGAATCTTGCTTTCGGTGGTGAGGCTCGTTTTGAGTCATACAGAATTAAAGCAGGTGACGAAAACTCATGGGCACGTTATGATGTGAATGGCAAAGTTATTACCTCATCTACACAATCTCCGCCAACTGATTTCTTTGGCGCAGCACGTCCGGGCGGATCTCAGGTGTTCCCAGGTTTCAGACCGGAAAATGCAGCAGAAACGAAAGACGCCAACCGTCAAAGTGTTGCTGTATATGTAGATACAGAATTGGAAGTAACCAGCAAATGGTTACTTGAAGGAGCAATCCGTTTTGAAAATTATTCAGATTTTGGTAGTACAACCAATTTCAAATTGGCTACACGTTACAAACTGACTGACAATATCAATCTTCGTGGTGCTGTGTCAACTGGTTTCCGTGCACCTTCTCTTGCTCAAATTTACTTTAACTCTACTTCGACTCAATTCGTAGGTGGTGTTCCTTTTGAAGTAGGTACATTCAGCAATGCATCTGATGCTGCTAATTTATTGGGTATACCTAAGTTGAAACAAGAAGAATCTAAAAGTTTCAGTGCAGGTTTTACGGCTAAAATACCAAGCTCGAATTTGACAATTACAGCGGATGGTTATTTCGTTCGTATTAACGACAGAGTAATCTTAACGGATCAGTTCTCACGTCCAAGCGGAACTGTAACTGGTTCGGCATTGGAACTGCAGCAATTGTTTGATAAGGCAAATGCAACCGCGGCTACTTTCTTCTCTAACGCGATCAACACACAGTCAAAAGGTATAGACATGGTGATTTCTCACAGAGCAAGGTTTGACAACGGTGCAACATTGAGAACGGATCTTGCCGGTACAGTTTCACAAACCAAACAAGTTGGTGATATCAAAGCGTCTAAAATCCTTGCAGACAACGGACAGATCAACAACTATTACTCTGAAGCTAACAGAATTTATCTTCAGCAGGCGATTCCTCGCGTGAAGTTTAACTGGAGCCATACGTTAAGCGTTAAGAAATTTGACCTGTTCCTTAGAAATGCATACTTCGGAAAAGTTACGGATCCTAATACAGTTGACGTAAATGGTGATGGTTTCATCGGTGCTACTATCGTTAACGGACAAGCTGTTGAAAACGAGCACCCTATTTGGGGAGGAAGATTGATCACAGACCTTTCTGTTGGATATCAGATTGCAAAATTTGTTAAAGTTGTTGTAGGAGCTAACAACCTGTTCGATATCTATCCGGACAGAAACTACAACTCAATCACTGCTAAAAGACCAACCGGTGTATCGGAAGGAAAAGTACTTTATGGCGCAGCTGCTTCAACAGTTGATTTGTCAAACGCAAACCAATTCGTTTATTCAAGAAATACTTCTCAATTCGGTATGAACGGAAGATTCTTGTTCGCTCGTCTGAACTTTACATTTTAA
- a CDS encoding YkvA family protein, with translation MDNDSLITKILKSVFFKNAKGKAGRYAGNATRLMELAQQVMGKLNTVGFKGNMAEFQSNVQLLIRMVKAYASGEYKGLPWKSLVSIVAVLIYFISPIDIIPDFLPLIGITDDIALVIWLIKTLGSDVNKFSEWEKQEKTINIG, from the coding sequence ATGGATAATGATTCACTAATAACAAAAATATTAAAATCCGTTTTTTTTAAAAATGCAAAAGGAAAGGCGGGGCGATATGCCGGAAATGCAACCCGGTTGATGGAATTGGCACAGCAGGTAATGGGTAAGCTGAATACGGTTGGTTTTAAGGGTAATATGGCAGAATTTCAAAGTAACGTTCAGCTATTGATCCGGATGGTGAAGGCATATGCTTCGGGAGAATACAAAGGTCTTCCCTGGAAAAGCCTGGTTTCAATTGTAGCAGTTTTGATTTATTTCATTTCCCCGATTGATATCATACCTGATTTTTTGCCATTAATAGGAATCACAGATGATATCGCTCTGGTGATATGGCTGATCAAAACACTTGGAAGCGATGTTAATAAGTTTAGTGAGTGGGAGAAACAGGAAAAAACGATTAATATAGGATAA
- the mdh gene encoding malate dehydrogenase, which yields MKITVVGAGAVGATTADNIIRRELAEEVVLLDIKEGVSEGKALDMYQTAALLGFNTKPIGSTNDYEKTKGSDVVVITSGLPRKPGMTREELIGINAGIVKGVTENILKYSPKAIIIVVSNPMDTMTYLAFKESGIPKKRLIGMGGALDSARFKTYLALEMDVSPLDIHGMVIGGHGDTTMIPLTRLATYNGIPVSRFISPEKLEKVAADTMVGGATLTKLIGTSAWYAPGAATLLLVESIVRNQKRIVPCSVYLNGEYGQKDICMGVPVVLGRNGWEKIINIRLSDAEKAAFEKSAEAVRSMNGALSL from the coding sequence ATGAAGATTACCGTCGTAGGTGCTGGTGCCGTAGGTGCAACCACAGCTGACAATATTATTCGTCGTGAGCTGGCCGAAGAAGTCGTATTATTGGATATCAAAGAGGGAGTAAGTGAAGGGAAGGCACTGGATATGTACCAAACGGCCGCTTTACTGGGATTTAATACCAAACCCATTGGCTCAACCAATGATTACGAAAAAACCAAAGGCTCGGATGTCGTTGTGATTACCTCTGGCCTTCCCCGTAAGCCCGGCATGACACGTGAAGAATTAATTGGCATTAATGCAGGAATCGTTAAAGGTGTTACTGAAAATATTCTTAAGTATTCCCCAAAGGCCATCATCATTGTAGTTTCCAATCCGATGGATACAATGACTTACCTGGCATTTAAAGAATCGGGTATTCCTAAAAAACGGTTGATCGGTATGGGTGGTGCCTTGGATAGCGCACGTTTTAAAACTTACCTGGCATTGGAAATGGATGTTTCCCCGCTGGATATCCACGGCATGGTAATTGGCGGACACGGCGATACGACCATGATTCCTTTAACACGCCTTGCAACTTATAACGGCATACCGGTCAGCCGCTTTATATCACCTGAAAAACTGGAAAAAGTAGCTGCTGATACGATGGTGGGCGGAGCAACACTTACTAAATTAATAGGAACATCTGCGTGGTATGCTCCGGGTGCTGCAACATTACTTCTGGTGGAGAGTATCGTTCGCAATCAAAAGAGAATTGTGCCGTGCAGTGTGTATCTGAATGGAGAATACGGACAAAAAGATATTTGCATGGGTGTACCTGTTGTTCTAGGCCGTAACGGCTGGGAAAAGATAATTAATATAAGGCTAAGTGATGCTGAAAAAGCGGCGTTTGAAAAATCAGCTGAGGCTGTAAGATCTATGAATGGCGCGCTAAGCCTTTAA